A region of Colletotrichum higginsianum IMI 349063 chromosome 10, whole genome shotgun sequence DNA encodes the following proteins:
- a CDS encoding Carboxylic ester hydrolase: MKLTNMLSTSSFEGARLKASFLGAILLSSAGQAVPLSFNSSLTAHLPSYGSFIGTTLNTTTSGYPLAAPVDVWYGIDFAEQPIGDLRLAPVGWPSAFNGTRDAKSYGKVCIQEPGNSNLVSYIKTELEYGEDCLNLNVYRPSGFGPEDKLPVLIWIHGGLYRNGAGIIFDGASFVASSPEPLIVVTFNYRLAALGFLASPAFSELGITNLGLQDQRQLLHFVRRYISSFGGDPERVTLGGKSAGAHSVGFHYQNPFAPGEELFHQAIFQSGGPTGRSFPEASDPVTVKQFEQFLGRVGCHVNETTEAQLACLRAVDVGLVERTARDLLAEYRYNGTHPFQAVSNATIIPRLPSETWELGSWNRVPALVSFITDEGSMYAPTNLTTDDEAWGWLSNLYPNLDQIDRETFDRLYPDPQTNPGSPYVDARGQSAQFTRLSDAYADTAYISVVQDIAFRLAAEGVPVWKMHWNTNNSITPYLGFSHGSDVPYAWAEPDTQYPEAGTVLARYYASFVVGGDPNPFKAPSAVDWIRYNGAGSDGLGWQVRVSANETRIEKDDIRREAIEFWRANSRKLDH, translated from the exons ATGAAGCTGACCAACATGTTATCAACCTCCAGTTTCGAGGGCGCTCGGCTGAAGGCCAGCTTCCTCGGAGCCATTTTGCTCTCGTCCGCTGGTCAAGCAGTACCTCTTTCTTTCAACAGCTCATTGACCGCTCATTTGCCCTCGTACGGCTCTTTTATCGGAACAACTTTGAACACCACTACGTCCGGCTATCCTCTCGCAGCCCCCGTCGACGTTTGGTATGGCATCGACTTTGCAGAGCAACCCATTGGCGATCTCCGTTTGGCTCCGGTGGGGTGGCCCTCTGCATTCAACGGGACAAGAGACGCCAAGTCGTACGGCAAGGTCTGCATCCAAGAGCCAGGAAATTCAAACCTGGTCTCTTACATCAAGACTGAACTGGAATATGGCGAGGACTGCCTCAATCTCAACGTTTACAGGCCTTCGGGGTTTGGTCCGGAAGATAAGCTACCCGTTTTGATCTGGATCCATGGA GGCCTGTATCGCAACGGCGCGGGTATTATCTTTGACGGCGCCTCATTCGTCGCATCGTCTCCTGAGCCTCTCATTGTCGTGACCTTCAACTACAGA CTGGCCGCCCTCGGTTTCCTGGCCTCTCCCGCGTTCTCAGAACTCGGCATCACCAACCTCGGTCTCCAGGACCAGCGTCAACTGCTCCACTTCGTTCGCCGATACATTTCATCATTCGGAGGCGACCCGGAACGTGTTACCCTGGGAGGTAAATCAGCGGGTGCACATTCCGTTGGCTTCCACTACCAGAACCCGTTTGCTCCTGGGGAGGAGCTCTTCCACCAAGCCATCTTTCAGTCAGGCGGGCCAACTGGCCGCTCGTTCCCCGAAGCATCGGACCCGGTCACCGTTAAGCAGTTTGAGCAGTTCCTTGGGCGGGTAGGCTGCCATGTCAACGAGACCACCGAGGCACAGCTGGCGTGTCTGAGGGCGGttgacgtcggcctcgtcgagagaACAGCGAGGGATCTCTTGGCCGAATACCGGTACAATGGCACTCATCCTTTCCAGGCTGTTTCCA ACGCTACCATCATTCCCCGTCTTCCCTCCGAAACCTGGGAATTGGGATCGTGGAACCGCGTGCCTGCTCTGGTATCTTTCATCACCGACGAGGGTAGCATGTACGCGCCCACAAACCTGAccacggacgacgaggcctGGGGCTGGCTTTCCAACCTGTATCCGAACCTTGACCAAATCGACAGGGAGACATTTGACCGCCTGTATCCGGATCCTCAAACAAACCCCGGGTCCCCGTATGTGGACGCACGAGGGCAGTCTGCCCAGTTCACACGGCTGTCAGACGCGTATGCCGACACCGCTTACATCAGCGTTGTGCAAGACATTGCGTTCCGCCTTGCGGCGGAAGGGGTTCCTGTGTGGAAGATGCACTGgaacaccaacaacagcatcaCCCCTTACCTTGGGTTTTCGCATGGCTCTGACGTCCCTTACGCCTGGGCCGAGCCGGATACGCAATACCCCGAGGCAGGGACGGTACTCGCGAGATACTACGCGAGCTTTGTCGTCGGTGGCGACCCGAACCCCTTCAAGGCGCCCAGTGCCGTTGACTGGATTCGGTACAACGGTGCAGGCTCTGATGGTCTGGGTTGGCAGGTGAGGGTCAGCGCGAATGAAACGCGGATCGAGAAGGATGACATCAGGAGAGAGGCCATTGAGTTCTGGAGGGCAAACTCGAGAAAGCTGGATCATTGA
- a CDS encoding Infection structure specific protein has translation MQSKLLIVAAVATGAVAIRDLSGTFPQNFRRGADALEARDEAACFSVVAEHATLTADFPELPTALATATDVEIPQITDPCQFPSVTGSAGQLVTSYSSALQSWQDAHITEIRSLWSACSDVPQISSLLDEYGNGICSTALAPITANGTAATTATATATVTGEVTVTTTGDATGATASGDAASTTASPAAAAPRETGLFLAAAAAAAGFVGAAML, from the coding sequence ATGCAGTCCAAgctcctcatcgtcgccgccgtcgccaccggcgccgtcgccatccgGGACCTCTCCGGGACATTCCCGCAAAATttccgccgcggcgccgacgccctcgaggcccgtGACGAGGCGGCCTGCTtttccgtcgtcgccgagcacGCCACCCTGACCGCCGACTTCCCCGAGTTGCCCACGGCCCTTGCCACTGCCACCGACGTCGAGATCCCCCAGATCACCGACCCGTGCCAATTCCCTTCCGTCACGGGCTCcgccggccagctcgtcACCTCGTACTCGTCCGCCCTGCAGTCCTGGCAGGACGCCCACATCACCGAGATCCGCTCGCTCTGGTCCGCCTGCAGCGACGTGCCGCAAATCTCCTCCCTGCTCGACGAGTACGGCAACGGCATCTGCTCGACCGCGCTGGCGCCCATCaccgccaacggcaccgccgcgaccacggcgacggcgactgcGACCGTTACCGGCGAGGTTACCGTCACAACCACCGGCGACGCTACCGGTGCCACTGCCTCGGGTGACGCTGCGTCGACGACTGCCTcccccgctgccgccgctcccCGCGAGACGGGATTGTTCCtagccgctgccgccgctgccgctggcttCGTCGGTGCCGCAATGCTCTAA
- a CDS encoding Saga complex subunit — MGVIRKKTVTRGGEGGVKYHCDICSVDITSTSSSNHKPESHPYRVIEQNSFPIFDRDWGADEELLLLEGAEIYGLGSWADIADHIGGFRHKDEVRDHYLKVYVDSPRFPLPKRCSPNDMDLANEISREDFQAKKKRRIEERKEAAKNAPTLQPKTKPTASVPSCHEIQGYMPGRLEFETEYANEAEEAVQLMQFDPGDGLNPRTGELEPEMELKLTVMDIYNCRLTQRVDRKKVVFEHNLLEYRENTKVEKKRSKEERDLLNKAKPFARMMNHDDFESLCQGLIDELNLRQAIQQLQEWRSVRIGDLRSGEKYETEKAQRAQKAIPMGSMDRDRLASAQRSKAAAVPDPPSGAALLVAPELPIRSAPAPDGTNGTIPPKEANGDSNPQANGALNGASTNGTVVVANGAAPSGPITRQKYMAAALPGVTPLQLTQDGAPDLHLLTPEEAKLCEVVRLQPKPYLMIKEQILKEALKTNGTLKKKQAKEICRLDSQKGGRIFDFFINAGWVGRA; from the exons ATGGGAGTCATAAGAAAGAAGACCGTCACACGGggtggcgagggcggtgtCAAATATCATTGCGACATCTGTTCTGTAGACATCACGTCAACA TCTAGCTCGAACCATAAGCCCGAATCACATCCATACCGAGTCATCGAACAAAACTCGTTCCCCATCTTCGACCGCGACTGGGGTGCCGATGAAGAACTATTACTGCTTGAGGGCGCGGAGATATACGGCCTGGGATCATGggccgacatcgccgaccacATTGGCGGCTTCCGCCACAAGGATGAAGTGCGGGACCACTATCTCAAAGTCTACGTCGACTCGCCACGATTCCCGCTGCCGAAACGATGTAGTCCTAACGACATGGACCTTGCGAACGAGATCTCTAGGGAAGATTTCCAGGCCAAGAAAAAGCGTAGGATAGAGGAGCGGAAAGAAGCCGCTAAGAACGCACCCACATTACAGCccaagacgaagccgacTGCCTCGGTACCGTCCTGCCACGAAATCCAGGGCTACATGCCTGGGCGCTTGGAGTTCGAGACCGAATACGCCAacgaggccgaagaagcAGTGCAGCTCATGCAGTTCGACCCAGGTGACGGCCTGAATCCCCGGACGGGCGAGCTGGAGCCGGAAATGGAGCTGAAGCTGACGGTCATGGACATTTACAACTGCCGTTTGACACAGCGTGTGGACAGGAAAAAGGTCGTCTTCGAACACAACCTGTTGGAGTACCGTGAAAATACAAAGgtggaaaagaagaggagcaaggaagagagggacCTCCTTAACAAGGCGAAGCCTTTTGCCCGGATGATGAACCACGACGACTTTGAGAGTCTATGCCAGGGCCTGATCGATGAGCTCAACCTGCGGCAGGCTATCCAGCAGCTTCAGGAATGGCGCAGTGTGCGCATAGGCGATCTGCGCAGTGGCGAGAAATACGAAACGGAAAAGGCGCAACGAGCGCAAAAAGCGATACCCATGGGATCTATGGATAGGGACCGATTGGCTTCGGCGCAGCGGTCTAAGGCAGCCGCTGTGCCGGATCCCCCGAGCGGCGCCGCCTTGCTTGTCGCACCTGAGCTACCTATTCGTTCGGCGCCTGCTCCTGACGGCACCAACGGCACCATTCCGCCAAAGGAAGCCAACGGAGACAGCAACCCCCAGGCCAACGGTGCTCTCAACGGGGCCTCTACTAATGGCACGGTCGTCGTTGCCAACGGCGCGGCTCCCTCTGGCCCTATTACACGGCAGAAGTACATGGCCGCGGCCCTGCCTGGTGTCACGCCTCTCCAGCTCACACAGGATGGCGCACCAGACTTGCATCTCCTCACGCCGGAGGAAGCCAAGCTCTGTGAAGTGGTGCGGTTGCAGCCGAAGCCGTACCTGATGATCAAAGAACAGATTCTCAAGGAGGCTCTCAAGACCAACGGCACCCTTAAGAAGAAGCAAGCTAAGGAAATCTGCAGACTCGACTCACAGAAAGGCGGGCGCATCTTTGACTTTTTCATCAACGCCGGATGGGTCGGCCGAGCTTAA
- a CDS encoding Galactose-1-phosphate uridylyltransferase → MPENILDDISHRRYNPLKGTWLLVSPHRTKRPWQVKDYVADFPKCYLCPRNPRAAGDSNPDYKNTFVFVNDYSAVKEEQAEYKPEIESDDLASSLLRAEAATGKCYVLTFSEKHHVTLADMTTQEIAPVIDVWTHIYASHLSSSNPLSKVAAALDLPAATPESSVPPPKHSLRYMQIFENKGAAMGCSNPHPHCQVWTTSTMPEEPGTELAQMAKYRHQHAGRHMLADYVKVELEKKERTVFENEHFLVVVPWWGVWPFEVLVLPKRHVRALVDLSAEERLQFAEAIQEVARRYDNLFETHFPYSSGIHQAPLDATEEEAENSYLHMHFYPPLLRSATVRKFLVGYELMAEPQRDITPEQAAARLRGTGGELYRKTIQ, encoded by the exons ATGCCTGAGAATatcctcgacgacatctcCCACAGACGGTACAACCCGTTGAAGGGCACCTGGCTGCTGGTCTCTCCCCACCGGACCAAGCGCCCCTGGCA AGTCAAGGATTACGTTGCTGATTTCCCCAAGTGCTACCTCTGCCCTCGAAACCCCAGAGCGGCCGGTGATTCGAACCCGGACTACAAGAACACTTTTGTTTTCGTCAACGACTACAGTGCCGTAaaggaggagcaggccgagTACAAGCCCGAGATTGAGAGCGATG ACCTCGCATCGTCGCTGCTGCGCGCCGAAGCGGCCACGGGCAAATGTTATGTCCTCACCTTCTCCGAGAAGCACCACGTCACCCTCGCCGACATGACGACCCAAGAGATCGCCCCCGTCATCGACGTGTGGACACACATCTACGCCTCCCacctctcctcctcgaacCCGCTCTCCAAGGTTGCCGCCGCGCTCGACCTGCCCGCCGCGACCCCTGAGAGCAGCGTGCCGCCCCCCAAGCACAGCCTACGGTACATGCAGATTTTCGAGAACAAGGGCGCCGCCATGGGTTGCTCGAATCCGCACCCGCACTGCCAGGTCTGGACGACGTCAACGATGCCCGAGGAGCCTGGCACGGAGCTGGCGCAAATGGCCAAGTACCGCCACCAGCATGCCGGACGGCACATGCTGGCCGACTACGTCAAGGTCGAGCTGGAAAAGAAGGAGCGCACTGTGTTCGAGAACGAGCACTTCCTGGTGGTCGTCCCCTGGTGGGGTGTGTGGCCGTTTGAGGTCTTGGTTCTGCCCAAGAGGCACGTCCGCGCCCTCGTGGACCTGTCCGCCGAGGAGCGATTGCAGTTTGCCGAGGCCATTCAGGAAGTCGCGAGGAGATACGACAATCTGTTCGAGACGCACTTCCCCTACA GCTCTGGTATTCACCAAGCACCCCTCGATGCCAccgaagaggaggccgaaAACAGCTACCTCCACATGCATTTCTATCCGCCTCTGCTCCGCTCTGCTACCGTGCGCAAGTTCCTTGTTGGTTACGAGCTGATGGCTGAGCCCCAGCGCGACATTACCCCCGAACAGGCGGCTGCCCGCCTCCGGGGTACTGGAGGCGAACTGTACCGCAAGACAATCCAGTAA
- a CDS encoding Erg28 like protein, which translates to MVSITDLLPEAKGILPYYMLLLSLISIGNSAQNLMTLHYSRRLYDGKYVRNPKLPARSDKFNPEDSVNKFVPAPAGATDIVDQATPLAARCFGTWTFITSIVRLYAAYHLRHAHMYDLAIWTYVVALGHFASELFVFKSMSFGLPQFFPFAFATTALVWMPLVRDFYIESA; encoded by the exons ATGGTGTCcatcacagacctgttaCCCGAAGCAAAGGGCATTCTGCCCTACTATATGCTCCTT CTCTCTCTGATCTCAATCGGCAACTCGGCCCAGAACCTCATGACGCTACACTACTCGCGCCGCCTTTATGACGGCAAATACGTCCGTAACCCCAAGCTGCCCGCCCGGTCCGACAAGTTCAACCCGGAGGACTCGGTGAACAAGTTCgtccccgcccccgccggcgcgaccgacatcgtcgaccaGGCGACGCCCCTTGCTGCCCGCTGCTTCGGCACCTGGACCTTCATCACAAGCATCGTTCGTCTCTACGCCGCCTACCACCTGCGCCACGCCCACATGTACGACCTGGCCATCTGGACCTACGTTGTTGCACTAGGCCACTTTGCCAGCGAGTTATTCGTTTTCAAGAGCATGTCCTTCGGCCTGCCGCAGTTCTTCcccttcgccttcgccacTACGGCTCTGGTCTGGATGCCGTTGGTCCGCGACTTCTACATCGAGAGCGCATAA
- a CDS encoding Very-long-chain 3-oxoacyl-CoA reductase, translating into MAGLTDNLAYVPQPVQLLLAGIGALFLTSKALSYVKFLLGVFLLSGTSLRKYGKPGTWAVVTGASDGLGKEFAYQLASKGFNLVLVSRTQSKLETLAHELEAKFSGKIQVKVLAMDFSRDDDADYDRLAQLVNGLDVGILINNVGQSHSIPVPFLETARSELQSIISINCLGTLKTTQVVAPIMQQRKRGLILTMGSFAGWMPTPYLATYSGSKAFLQHWSSSLAAELKPQGVDVELVLSYLITTAMSKVRRSSAMIPKPQDFVRATLSKIGSGSYQNFAYTYTPWWTHALMLWVVESTIGAAHSLAIWYNLKMHVDIRKRALKKAAREAKKQ; encoded by the exons ATGGCAGGATTGACCGATAACCTGGCCTACGTGCCCCAGCCTGTTCAGCTTCTGCTGGCTGGTATTGGTGCTCTCTTCCTCACCTCCAAGGCGTTGAGCTACGTTAAATTCCTTCTTGGAGTCTTTCTGCTCAGTGGAACTAGC CTTCGCAAGTATGGCAAGCCTGGCACCTGGGCCGTTGTCACCGGTGCATCCGACGGCCTCGGTAAGGAGTTCGCCTACCAGCTCGCCAGCAAGGGCttcaacctcgtcctcgtttCCCGAACCCAGTCGAAGCTCGAGACCCTCGCCCACGAGCTCGAGGCTAAGTTCTCGGGCAAGATCCAGGTCAAGGTGTTGGCGATGGACTTCTcgcgcgacgacgacgccgactaCGATAGGCTGGCCCAGCTCGTCAACGGTCTCGACGTCGGTATCCTCATCAACAACGTGGGCCAGAGCCACAGCATACCCGTACCGTTCCTCGAGACAGCGCGTAGCGAGCTCCAGAGCATTATCTCCATCAACTGCCTTGGCACGCTGAAGACCACGCAGGTTGTCGCGCCCATCATGCAGCAGCGCAAGCGCGGTCTCATTCTCACCATGGGTTCCTTCGCCGGCTGGATGCCCACGCCGTACCTGGCCACCTACTCGGGCAGCAAGGCCTTCCTCCAGCACTGGAGCagctccctcgccgccgaactCAAGCCCCagggcgtcgatgtcgagctcgtcctcagCTACCTCATCACGACAGCCATGAGCAAGGTCCGCCGCTCGAGCGCCATGATCCCTAAGCCCCAGGACTTTGTGCGCGCGACGCTGAGCAAAATCGGCTCCGGCAGCTACCAGAACTTCGCCTACACCTACACGCCCTGGTGGACGCACGCACTGATGTTGTGGGTCGTTGAGAGTACCATTGGCGCCGCCCACAGCTTAGCCATCTGGTACAACCTGAAAATGCACGTTGACATCCGCAAGCGTGCGCTCAAGAAGGCTGCTCGCGAAGCCAAAAAGCAGTAG
- a CDS encoding Non-repetitive/WGA-negative nucleoporin, whose translation MSYPQMTPVRPVPGAFFNTPAASRFASDNEPARRRLFAESDTAQGSSTSGGSGALVGSSNLAPAAVSSSTTAGAGLVSTSSSQPTQQNLPPVTRAAQAVNQFLQSDENYPELDSYCRPGASSEYDFSTLDSPWAPFHKTQMYPIPNQVFSHYNTGQLQTLMGLFAEINHAWVVIDNSLFLWDYTHPDPELIGFEDQPHTIHAVALVAPKPGIFVNTITHILVVATSSEMILLGLSAEPTPSGTKTVSLYSTKLNLPLRGTDVRVIAGTADGRIFFGGSNDTDIHELYYQQEEKWFSNRCGKINHTNPGWSSVVTLQSGFWAPKSPEGLQSIVIDDSRKLVYTLSTRSTIRTYHMDGPNKLTKVIEKERNACLRDITHMITQSPLLNDRTTFVSISAIPSREASKLHLMALTNTGCRLFLSATSSASYMIGGVSSNTPPQSMQVQFIKFPPSDKPGRSGTNSAGDAVIDLGSRALELSRLGARFAPGYFLDFVVKENDPNIDLLFVSAPETGRIKANSSSSALKYYEHGNWIDIGSRAEDVGLVTKPFAAAKQPVGFGNELAVQFDEPSTEFAVLTNTGVHIIRRRRLVDTFAAAIRGAVGDEGLEMETRKFISRYGRVETISCALAVACGHGGDARPGATRAIDQATEDRARTVFVDFGGQPTITEADGTPLNTTSVRLSPRHDALCVYLTRLIRTLWKNHVVSAAPNPAGGIAIQSMVPVARLHSVQEQLERLRRFLDANKSFIQGLSGPSDLQRVASKQEEVALQAEHQALHALQKLMESISEGISFVLMLFDERVSDIFTRLDATAQQGLRNLTYESLFSQAPGRDLAKLLVKSIVNRNIESGSNVETVADALRRRCGSFCSPDDVVIFKAQEQLKRASEQPLNSNPSRTLLHESLRLFERVAGALSFANLHNAVSQYIELKYYAGAIQLCLTVAREKDRGNTALSWVHDGKPANDPRASAFSERRKCYELIHEALQHLDAASSREPETIDGRLTLIGTKRLEAYSVVNDSDDEVFHFDLYEWYIEQGWTDRILAIESPHVITYLQSLARTTVEHADLLCRFYTQRERYFEAAQVQNDLAQSDFAIGIKDRITLLSKAKANANVATAGVGRQQQQVLAHEVSELLDIANIQDDLLERLKADSRIAPERQAEIEEALDGQVISLSDLFNQYADQANYYDLCLLIYHSADYRNPNTIAQTWVSLVEQIHQEAVDRMEEAGPGIPVLPSPYESVSVKVQNIAHRTSLDSFIFPVPVLLPEICRYAVEYHQDAEIGADPTWPVQLFLSLGVSHDMVTRVLESVFDTQDYGFSGNNRNRVIELIVFTVDVWQREVKRRGGTSMKGDGAIGVWVKDLLSRCDNSLPPAGHGSNPGGMDLVEVRRRLRTVRRDVDGLVERGPSGSLRFL comes from the exons ATGTCATACCCTCAGATGACCCCGGTACGGCCGGTACCGGGTGCCTTCTTCAACACGCCCGCAGCTTCGCGCTTCGCTAGCGACAATGAACCCGCCCGACGACGCCTGTTTGCCGAAAGCGATACAGCTCAGGGAAGCTCAACATCCGGAGGCAGCGGCGCCTTGGTCGGATCATCCAACTTGGCTCCCGCCGCAGTTTCGTCGAGCACAACAGCTGGTGCTGGTCTGGTAtcgacttcttcgtcgcAACCCACCCAACAGAATCTCCCGCCCGTCACGAGAGCTGCTCAGGCGGTCAATCAATTCCTCCAGTCCGACGAGAACTATCCTGAACTGGACTCCTACTGCAGGC CGGGAGCGTCGTCCGAATATGATTTCAGCACGCTTGACTCGCCCTGGGCGCCTTTTCACAAGACCCAGATGTACCCGATCCCGAACCAGGTCTTCAGCCACTACAACACTGGCCAGCTTCAGACCCTGATGGGCTTGTTCGCCGAGATCAACCATGCCTGGGTGGTCATCGACAATTCGCTCTTCCTTTGGGACTACACCCACCCCGACCCCGAGCTTATCGGGTTTGAAGACCAACCGCATACGATTCACGCCGTTGCTCTCGTTGCTCCCAAGCCCGGCATATTCGTCAACACCATCACGCATATTCTGGTCGTTGCAACATCTTCCGAGATGATCTTGCTTGGCCTCTCCGCCGAGCCCACGCCGTCGGGAACGAAGACAGTCTCTCTGTACAGCACCAAGCTCAATCTTCCCCTCCGAGGAACCGACGTCAGAGTCATTGCTGGTACTGCCGATGGCCGTATTTTCTTTGGAGGTAGCAATGACACCGATATTCACGAGCTCTATTATCAGCAGGAGGAGAAGTGGTTCTCCAACCGGTGCGGGAAGATCAATCATACCAACCCCGGATGGTCCTCGGTTGTCACCCTTCAAAGCGGCTTTTGGGCACCCAAGTCTCCGGAAGGCCTCCAGagcatcgtcatcgacgactCGCGGAAGCTCGTCTACACTCTGTCGACTCGATCTACGATTCGCACGTACCACATGGATGGGCCTAACAAGCTCACCAAGGTtatcgagaaggagagaaatGCCTGCCTCCGCGACATCACCCACATGATTACCCAGTCTCCTTTGCTCAACGACCGGACGACATTTGTTTCCATCAGCGCCATTCCCTCCCGGGAGGCATCGAAGCTCCATCTCATGGCCCTCACCAACACCGGCTGCCGACTCTTCCTCAGTGCCACAAGCTCCGCCTCGTACATGATCGGTGGCGTCTCTTCCAACACGCCCCCTCAAAGTATGCAGGTCCAGTTCATCAAGTTTCCTCCTTCCGACAAGCCCGGAAGATCCGGTACCAACAGCGCCGGTGACGCCGTTATTGATTTAGGCTCAAGGGCGTTGGAGTTGAGCAGGCTGGGAGCTAGATTTGCGCCAGGTTACTTCCTCGACTTCGTTGTAAAGGAAAACGATCCCAACATCGATCTCCTCTTCGTTTCCGCCCCCGAGACTGGTCGCATCAAGGCaaactcgtcctcgtcggcgctcaAGTACTACGAGCACGGAAACTGGATCGATATCGGAAGTAGAGCCGAAGATGTTGGTTTGGTGACGAAGCCATTTGCTGCCGCCAAGCAGCCCGTCGGCTTCGGAAACGAGCTCGCGGTCCAGTTTGATGAACCCAGCACCGAGTTTGCCGTTCTCACCAACACTGGTGTTCACATcatccgtcgccgccgactgGTGGACACCTTTGCTGCTGCCATCCGAGGTGCGGTCGGCGATGAAGGTTTGGAGATGGAGACCAGGAAGTTTATCTCGCGCTACGGCCGCGTCGAGACCATCTCGTGCGCCTTGGCAGTTGCTTGCGGACACGGCGGGGATGCCAGACCTGGCGCGACGCGTGCGATCGACCAAGCGACAGAAGACCGCGCGCGGACCGTGTTTGTCGATTTCGGCGGGCAGCCAACCATTACCGAGGCCGACGGTACGCCTCTTAACACAACATCTGTCCGTTTGTCTCCAAGACACGACGCTCTCTGTGTGTACCTCACTCGCCTCATTCGTACGCTGTGGAAGAATCATGTCGTTTCTGCTGCTCCAAACCCGGCTGGTGGCATCGCGATCCAGTCCATGGTCCCTGTTGCTAGGCTTCACTCCGTTCAGGAGCAGCTGGAGCGGCTTCGCAGGTTCCTTGACGCCAACAAGAGCTTCATCCAGGGTCTCTCTGGCCCCTCTGACCTGCAAAGAGTTGCCAGTAAGCAAGAAGAGGTTGCTCTTCAGGCCGAGCACCAGGCGCTTCATGCGCTGCAGAAGTTGATGGAGAGCATCTCGGAAGGTATCTCTTTCGTCCTCATGCTTTTCGACGAGCGAGTGAGCGACATCTTTACAAGACTCGACGCAACGGCCCAACAGGGGCTGAGGAATCTCACATACGAAAGCCTTTTCTCCCAAGCTCCCGGAAGGGACTTGGCAAAGCTCCTTGTCAAGTCCATTGTCAACCGCAACATCGAGAGCGGCTCCAACGTTGAGACCGTGGCAGACGCACTGCGCAGACGCTGCGGCAGCTTCTGCAGCCCCGATGACGTTGTCATTTTCAAGGCCCAGGAGCAGTTGAAGAGGGCTTCTGAGCAGCCGCTCAATAGCAACCCTTCCCGCACCCTTTTGCATGAGAGCTTAAGACTTTTCGAGCGAGTTGCCGGCGCCCTCTCCTTTGCCAACCTTCATAACGCTGTGTCCCAGTACATCGAGCTCAAGTACTATGCAGGTGCCATTCAGCTCTGCTTGACCGTGGCCCGCGAAAAGGACAGAGGGAACACCGCCCTTTCATGGGTTCACGATGGCAAGCCAGCTAATGATCCTCGGGCGAGCGCTTTCTCTGAGCGCCGGAAATGCTACGAACTCATCCACGAAGCTCTGCAGCACTTGGACGCCGCATCAAGCAGAGAGCCCGAGACTATCGACGGCCGCCTGACGCTGATCGGCACCAAGCGCCTTGAAGCCTACAGTGTGGTGAACGACTCAGATGACGAGGTCTTCCACTTCGACCTCTACGAATGGTACATCGAGCAGGGATGGACCGACAGGATCCTCGCTATCGAATCACCACACGTCATCACATACCTCCAAAGTCTGGCCAGAACAACAGTCGAACACGCGGATCTTCTTTGCAGATTCTACACACAACGTGAGCGATACTTCGAGGCCGCTCAGGTCCAAAACGACCTTGCCCAATCCGActtcgccatcggcatcaaGGACAGAATCACTCTCCTTAGTAAGGCGAAGGCCAACGCCAATGTTGCCACCGCTGGCGTCGGCagacagcaacagcaagtCCTTGCCCACGAGGTCAGCGAActtctcgacatcgccaacatCCAGGACGACCTGTTGGAGAGGCTCAAGGCCGACAGCCGTATCGCTCCCGAGAGACAagccgagatcgaggaggccctcgacggtCAGGTGATATCATTATCAGAC TTGTTCAACCAATATGCCGACCAAGCGAACTACTATGATTTGTGTCTCCTCATCTACCACAGTGCCGACTACCGCAACCCGAACACAATTGCCCAAACCTGGGTTAGCCTTGTTGAGCAGATCCACCAGGAGGCGGTCGATCggatggaggaggcgggaCCTGGTATCCCTGTTCTCCCCTCGCCATACGAGTCTGTGTCGGTCAAGGTGCAGAATATTGCCCACCGTACCTCGTTGGACAGCTTCATCTTCCCCGTGCCGGTCCTCCTGCCCGAAATCTGCCGGTACGCCGTCGAGTACCACCAGGATGCCGAGATCGGCGCCGACCCTACCTGGCCCGTGCAGCTCTTCCTCAGTCTAGGCGTCTCTCACGACATGGTCACTCGCGTCCTCGAGAGTGTGTTTGACACGCAAGATTACGGCTTCAGCGGCAACAACCGCAACCGCGTCATCGAGCTCATTGTGTTTACCGTTGATGTCTGGCAGCGCGAGGTGAAGCGCCGGGGTGGTACCTCGATGAAGGGGGATGGCGCCATCGGTGTCTGGGTTAAGGATCTGCTTAGCCGATGCGACAACTCGCTACCTCCTGCTGGACACGGTTCGAACCCCGGTGGCATGGACTTGGTGGAGGTGCGAAGACGTCTACGGACGGTTCGGAGAGACgtggacggcctcgtcgagaggGGCCCATCTGGaagcttgcgcttcttgtaA